The Vibrio coralliirubri DNA window TATTTTTGCTCTTATTAATGAGTATAAACATCATATCTAGGAGCGCTAGTTATACGTGGTGTTACAGTTAAACTCCCCCTAGGATTACCGAACTACTGTATGGTCTACTCCATAAACATTCGCCATTGACAATAGTAGCTTACCAATCCGTCCCAGATGACATACAACCTTACCGCTAGGTTGAATGGGTAGTCGAATTTTATCACAAACTATTAGGTCATTCGAATCATGATCCTACCCATAATCCACCTTGTAGTGGTCAACAAATTCCGGACACAGATTTAAGCCGATTCTCGGCATCTACGGACGACAGCCCGCCATTTGTTTGATGAGGCCGTGCGTATTTTAGTCCATCAAATAATAGTGGATGCCTCTCTTGGCCTGAGTTTTGGATAGGTAACCTATCGCTGGGACCCATCCGGTTTTTAGACTCCTAAATAGCCTTTCCATTGGAGCATTTTCACAACAATTCCCTCGACGGCTCATACTTTGAGTTATGCAGTATCGCCAACGCCTTTAACGTTATTTACGGCTGCAATATTGACATCCTTGGTCTGATGGCTAGGTCGCCCTCGTTGCTCCCAAACCATATCCAAGACTTTACAAGTCAGCTCAGCATTTGTTTTATCTGATAGTGCCCATCCCACTACTCATCGGCTAAATAGGTCTAGCACGACGATCAGATAACTCTATTTTGCACCTGACCAGATATAAGTAATATCGCTATACCAAACTTCATTGGATGCAACAACAGAAAACTCACGCTCCAGCAGATTCGGTATATCTGACCACTCTAACTTTGCTTGCTTACAGCGATGCGAGCCAGGTTGTTAACTTGTCATTCCCGCTTCTTGCATAAACTTTCGTACTTTGAATCGACCAACTTCTAAGCCCTCAGAGCGCAACATAGAAACCAGTGCTCGACTGCCAGCTGCGCCACGACTCATGTTAAAGAACTCCTTAACTCGGCTAGCTAACCGAATGCAATATGCATCCGGCTTCCGCTGCTTAAACTCGTAATAACAGGAAGACGCGACATCGAACAACCCACAAAGCATTTTGACCGTTTCGCGCTCACTCACCTGCTCAATTAGAGAGAACGTTCGAGTTCGTCCGACATTAAGAGAGCGCGCTGCCTCAGCTATTGAGTAGCCTTGGTCGAGAACCAAACTCGCAGCATCCACTTTGAACTCGGAGGAAAATGTACGTCGTTGTCGTTTTGTCGTTGAACACCTCATTTACAGTGGAGACTTTACCACCTAATTTGGTGTCCGGGATCATTAAACCACTACACGTTAAGTTCCACGTTAGTAAAAATACCAAATACCGCACTGGTACTCCCGCTATACGGCACCGACGCCCCCATAGCTTGAGCCACCGTTGCCCAAATAAGCTGTTGGTCGACTTGTCGCCCTGCAGCCCACTGATTCCGTTCGCCTTGAGAGCGGATATCGAAATAACGTCCTTGACCATCACCGCTCTTGAGAAGGCCTGATACACCACCAACTAACAGCATAGGTTGGTTATATTGATCATTTCAGAAGTAATCACCACGAGTGTGTGGTCCAACAATGAATCTGAAGGGACATGAGGAGACAGCTCATCCGAGGTTAGTGAGTGGTCTATTTATCACATTGGTTATATTGGCTGCTATTCACTTTACGCCAAACGCCCCACTGGCCATCAGAACCAGGCTCGTGACCTTGTGTCCACCACTGGTTATCCCACTCAGTCCCTTGCCACGTCACTCGTTGACACGGAGAAGAGTAAGTTCTACCCGCTTGCCATAGAGGAGATTGAGTCACCTCTGGAATTGGTGTCTGCACGACTGAAACTTCTGCCCTATCGGACAGCCCACCATCACTAATTGTAAGGGAGAATCGATACGTCATTTTAGCGTTAGTGTCAGCTAAACGAACGACCGTATTCGCTTCAGTTGGTGTCTCTAATATCGCTAACGGGAATGTCGGCGGAATCTGTTGCCATTGGTAGACTAACCGATCACCATCAGGATCACTTGATTTATCTCCGCTTAGTGATAAAGAGCCCGCACCTCCCAATGTGGTTTTGTCGGCTGTCACAATCGCAATTGACGCTTGGTTTGTTTCGTCTGGGGTCTGGTCATCTCCATCCGTGTTGCCTAGCAAAGTTTCAATTGCTCGTTCAAGATCAGGTTGAGTACCGATATAACGTTGATCTCCCACGGGAGTTCCTGTCTCTACCAGCAACTGACGTAACTTAGGGGCAATACTAATATCATAGGCTTTAGCTACACCAGACAACGCTGCAGTAGCTCCCGCTACAATCGGGTTGGCTGAAGATGTGCCTGCGTAGGAATCTGTATAGTTTGCATTGTAGTTACTTGATAACGAACCGTAGCCCGTAGTTACGACATCCCAACAGCCCCAACTTGAATTATCTATCCGACTACCGTAATTACTAAAGCCAGCCGTTTTACCAGACACTGCGCATACTGCTCCTACGAGATTTGAGCCTGAATCCCTTACACTACGATCATATTTTCCATTGAAGTCTGGATGGTCAAGGTTAAGGCCACCATTTCCTGCCGCCTGAATAACGTTTATGCCTTTGTCTGTTAACTCTTTAATAAAATCAAACCATAACGCAGAACTTTCCATCGGCAGCCAACAGTTCTTAGTGCAGCCTGCAACATTCCCCATACCAATCTGAATACCTATCTGGATCACATCTCCAGGCTTAAGGTAAGAAATCATAGCTGGAAAGTTATCCGACGAAGACCCGGCTCGCCCGAAGCTAGCATTATGTGCGATGCCTGTAACACCATAACCATTATTTATTCCACCCATAATTCCCATAGAAGCTGTACCGTGCTGATCTACCTGGCTTCCCGAGAATTGCACAACAGAGTTAGGCAGGTCTTCGTGCTGCTCATTCCATTGGCCAATCTCCTTCTGAATAACTGTGATCCCTGAGCCATCTCCTCCTGCTATATCCCATGCATAATATGCATCTACACCACCAACTGCATAGTTGTTTCTCTTATCTTCAGGGGCGTTTAGGTAATCTTGAATCGGTTGGTAATCTGTACCATTATAATCGTTATTATAAGTACGCTTAGTTGGCAAGCTAAATGACTCGATGGGTACTGGCCTTGCCTCGGGGAATATGTGTTCGATAGTATCTAAATTTTCGATGGAGCGAATGACACTGTTTATGAACTGATAGTCTTTCGATTTTCCATCAGGAAGTCTTATCTTAAAGTAGCGGTTCAGTATCGTATCGATACCATCCGTTTTATCCTTATATGTAAAAAATAATTCTCCCCCTTCATCCGGAAAGAATTCCGACATGAGCTCATTTTCAATTTCTTGAGTTAACTGCTCATTGTCTTCATTGCTAAATTTATAACTATCGACTCGTAATCAACACCAGTTTGTGCGTAGTCAATAATTCCCTCATTTGCGATTACCGAACAAGACATAATCGTTGATAATGCGAAACTCAAAACTTTCATAAATTTCCTTTTAGTCTCTTTGTTCTACACAGAGCGTTGTTACTAAATGCCTGCCCAATTGTGTTTAGTTGTTAATTGATTTGGCATTGTCACTACAAGTACTGCTGACTTATTTCACGACGATGTTGATTGTTGAGTTTTGGTAGGGGTTAGTCAGACCAGAAAAGAAGATGTTGTTGCGCCAAAGAACATCCTCTCCCCGTTTTGCTTCAGCTCGAACAAAATACTTTGCATCTTTGTCCAATAGACTAGTGTTGTACTCCAAAGAATAGCGAGCTAAGAACCCCGTATCGTAGTTAGCTTTTGTTGTTGTGGTCGCGACGATTTTTGCCTCTCCACTCGAATTAAATTCTTCTAAAGCTACGTGCACAGGAACCTCAACAAACTCAAGATCAGGGCTGCCTGGTTTGAGCCAACCTTGGATTACAACGGGGCTATTTTGGGGCTTAGGCGCTGTCTCTTTTTGCTCTGTCACAGAGACTTGTGAAGTCACGGTCACTTGCTTGGTAGCATCCGAACTATCGCACCCTGTCAGCGCTAATAGCGGCAAGAATAAAGCGCATCGTTGGAGAATGGTGATCATGAAATTACTCCTGAAATAAAGGGGGAAGAAACCTCCCCCCCTTTCTTTACGGCTTAAGTAAGCATTAGC harbors:
- a CDS encoding S8 family peptidase, whose amino-acid sequence is MSEFFPDEGGELFFTYKDKTDGIDTILNRYFKIRLPDGKSKDYQFINSVIRSIENLDTIEHIFPEARPVPIESFSLPTKRTYNNDYNGTDYQPIQDYLNAPEDKRNNYAVGGVDAYYAWDIAGGDGSGITVIQKEIGQWNEQHEDLPNSVVQFSGSQVDQHGTASMGIMGGINNGYGVTGIAHNASFGRAGSSSDNFPAMISYLKPGDVIQIGIQIGMGNVAGCTKNCWLPMESSALWFDFIKELTDKGINVIQAAGNGGLNLDHPDFNGKYDRSVRDSGSNLVGAVCAVSGKTAGFSNYGSRIDNSSWGCWDVVTTGYGSLSSNYNANYTDSYAGTSSANPIVAGATAALSGVAKAYDISIAPKLRQLLVETGTPVGDQRYIGTQPDLERAIETLLGNTDGDDQTPDETNQASIAIVTADKTTLGGAGSLSLSGDKSSDPDGDRLVYQWQQIPPTFPLAILETPTEANTVVRLADTNAKMTYRFSLTISDGGLSDRAEVSVVQTPIPEVTQSPLWQAGRTYSSPCQRVTWQGTEWDNQWWTQGHEPGSDGQWGVWRKVNSSQYNQCDK